One genomic window of Geoanaerobacter pelophilus includes the following:
- a CDS encoding substrate-binding domain-containing protein: MKKLVLLLAIAMVAATSAQAETIKIGGSGSMIPLLTQIGKAYVKKYPQDSVEVNQKSLGQPGGIAALNAGAVDIAMSAMEITPEQKKLGVQPIEIAQVAGVIGVSGNVTVKELTSQQLCDIYGGKIKNWKQVGGADAPIAAFTRPESDSTKQMFRKGAACMANLKEAPEIMNLAKTADMHNALETKPNAIGPVDAIGLAMAKGKFKAIKIDGKSFEGLASGKWPFVLHNNLVLGKNKGEAVKRFLGFIKSPEGQAIIKGDKALPIPFSF; the protein is encoded by the coding sequence ATGAAAAAACTCGTTCTGCTATTGGCGATTGCCATGGTTGCCGCTACCTCGGCCCAGGCTGAAACCATCAAAATCGGCGGTTCCGGGAGCATGATCCCGTTGTTGACCCAGATCGGCAAGGCCTATGTGAAGAAGTACCCCCAGGACAGCGTCGAGGTGAACCAGAAATCGCTCGGCCAGCCTGGCGGTATCGCGGCCCTTAATGCCGGGGCGGTCGATATTGCCATGTCGGCCATGGAAATTACCCCTGAACAGAAGAAGCTCGGTGTGCAGCCGATTGAGATCGCCCAGGTTGCCGGGGTGATCGGCGTGAGCGGCAATGTCACGGTCAAGGAGCTGACCAGTCAGCAGTTGTGCGATATCTATGGCGGCAAGATCAAGAACTGGAAGCAGGTGGGGGGCGCTGATGCGCCGATAGCCGCCTTTACCAGGCCGGAAAGCGATTCGACCAAACAGATGTTCCGAAAGGGTGCTGCCTGCATGGCCAACCTGAAAGAGGCGCCGGAGATCATGAACCTGGCCAAGACTGCGGATATGCACAACGCCCTGGAGACCAAGCCGAATGCCATCGGTCCGGTCGATGCCATAGGGTTGGCAATGGCCAAGGGGAAGTTCAAGGCGATAAAGATCGACGGCAAGAGCTTCGAAGGTTTGGCTTCCGGCAAGTGGCCGTTTGTGCTGCACAACAACCTGGTGCTCGGTAAGAACAAGGGTGAGGCGGTCAAGCGCTTCCTCGGCTTTATCAAGTCTCCTGAAGGCCAGGCGATCATCAAGGGTGACAAGGCGCTGCCTATCCCATTCTCCTTTTAG
- a CDS encoding methyl-accepting chemotaxis protein: MTKTDSQPKTYSRSLTRRFILRLLIILLLGQCLALGWSLYTNEQIQKNDIREKISLSGKQLASLAVVSRTSFDFTYLGQLIDELIKDEDILRITYVDKGLTIIDRKGGKSAANVMKLEIPVMDAAEKVGAIAFEYTDYRVVKNVFKQAATSIAFMALLFVVLALFIYYFFNRDIGSKVIAISGTIEQMTQGDLTCRSSEVSDDEFGAISGGLDFLVKWLASTIDRYKSISISVADATELLNKTFKDLINGVNRQQLSTENAMVSVQNAIDSLEKVIESTDNLLELSDESTQALNGILTTSQGIANKMERLSRNIHSSYDSVLTITRTSQDVASSAGRANSSMAFADQAVSNINTSVTKISGFVRETTELSKQTNAIIAERGIKSVQDAYDSMQRIEQYVASLTSTMTNLGTRSKDIAKVLDVIKEVTEQTKLLSLNAQILSGQAGEHGKPFAVVASEMKSLSDKTAISTKEIEAIVSMIQGEISVAVKSTQETTKMVVDGKAVAARAGDALQSIQESSGRSSEMVTSLEKVASEQNQSLEQIIAAFGEIRKLISDVNHATKEEEQGMTALLEGFGAIRNAMDVTRSASEEQTRSIQMITENLSLANDKTRAISASANEQSQVSHELIKSMKRIIQIGAETVHGVRDVSARIVAMSSEVEALKREIKSFKTDSSA, from the coding sequence TTGACTAAAACCGATTCACAGCCGAAAACCTATTCAAGGAGCCTTACCAGGAGGTTTATCCTGAGGCTCCTCATTATTCTCCTGCTGGGGCAGTGCCTGGCCTTGGGCTGGTCGCTCTATACCAACGAGCAGATCCAGAAGAACGACATCAGGGAAAAGATCTCCCTGAGCGGGAAACAGTTGGCTTCCCTGGCGGTCGTCTCGCGCACCTCCTTTGATTTTACCTATCTCGGCCAGCTGATTGACGAGCTGATCAAGGATGAGGATATCCTGCGTATCACCTATGTCGACAAGGGCTTGACCATTATCGACCGCAAAGGGGGGAAGTCTGCCGCCAATGTCATGAAACTTGAGATCCCGGTAATGGATGCGGCGGAAAAAGTCGGGGCAATCGCCTTCGAGTATACCGATTACCGGGTCGTTAAAAACGTCTTCAAGCAGGCCGCGACCTCCATTGCCTTTATGGCGCTGCTGTTCGTGGTGCTGGCTCTGTTCATCTACTATTTCTTCAACAGGGACATCGGCTCAAAGGTGATTGCCATAAGCGGCACCATCGAGCAGATGACCCAGGGCGATCTGACCTGCCGCTCCAGCGAAGTGAGCGATGATGAATTCGGCGCCATTTCCGGCGGTCTGGATTTCCTTGTCAAGTGGCTGGCATCGACCATCGATCGCTACAAGTCGATCTCGATCAGCGTTGCCGATGCCACCGAACTGCTCAACAAGACCTTCAAAGACCTGATCAACGGCGTGAACCGGCAGCAGCTCTCCACGGAAAACGCCATGGTATCGGTGCAGAATGCCATCGATTCCTTGGAAAAAGTCATTGAATCGACCGATAACCTCCTGGAGCTGTCGGATGAGAGCACCCAGGCCTTGAACGGCATTCTGACAACCTCCCAGGGGATTGCCAACAAGATGGAGCGTCTCAGCAGAAATATCCACAGCTCCTATGATTCGGTGCTGACCATAACCCGGACCTCCCAGGACGTGGCGTCGTCCGCAGGCCGGGCCAACAGCTCCATGGCGTTTGCCGATCAGGCAGTCTCCAATATCAACACCTCGGTGACCAAGATCAGCGGCTTTGTCCGGGAGACCACCGAGCTGTCGAAACAGACTAACGCCATCATCGCCGAGCGTGGCATCAAGTCGGTCCAGGATGCCTATGACAGCATGCAGCGGATCGAGCAGTATGTGGCCTCGCTGACCTCGACCATGACCAATCTAGGCACCCGTTCCAAGGACATTGCCAAGGTACTCGATGTCATCAAAGAGGTCACGGAGCAGACCAAGCTGCTGTCGCTCAATGCCCAGATCCTCTCGGGTCAGGCCGGCGAGCATGGCAAACCTTTTGCCGTGGTTGCGTCCGAGATGAAATCCCTGTCGGACAAGACTGCGATTTCCACTAAAGAGATCGAAGCGATCGTTTCGATGATTCAGGGCGAGATCTCCGTGGCCGTCAAATCCACGCAAGAGACCACCAAGATGGTTGTCGACGGCAAGGCGGTTGCGGCCCGGGCCGGAGATGCACTCCAGTCCATCCAGGAATCGTCCGGCCGCTCTTCGGAAATGGTTACCAGCCTGGAAAAAGTCGCTTCTGAGCAGAACCAGAGCCTGGAGCAGATTATTGCCGCCTTTGGCGAGATCCGCAAACTGATCAGCGACGTGAACCACGCCACCAAGGAAGAGGAGCAGGGGATGACTGCGCTGCTCGAAGGGTTCGGCGCCATCAGGAACGCCATGGATGTGACCAGGAGCGCTTCCGAGGAGCAGACCCGCTCCATTCAGATGATCACCGAGAACCTCTCCCTAGCCAATGACAAGACCAGGGCCATCTCGGCATCGGCCAACGAGCAGAGCCAGGTCAGTCATGAGCTGATCAAGTCAATGAAGCGGATCATTCAGATCGGCGCGGAGACTGTCCACGGGGTCCGGGACGTCTCGGCCCGCATCGTTGCCATGAGCAGCGAAGTCGAGGCGCTCAAGCGCGAGATCAAAAGTTTCAAGACCGACAGCTCTGCATAG
- the opp4C gene encoding oligopeptide ABC transporter permease, translating into MTGTGWLSGIFWQRLKRNRFAMTGGAVVLLLFILSLLAPWLTPYHPDAIDAYRVLMPPSLDHWLGTDELGRDVLTRLLFGARISLKVGFVAVGIAVAVGTAIGLVAGYYGGWLDSLLMRLVDIMLCFPTFFLILAVIAMLEPSIWYIMIVIGLTGWMGVARLVRAEVLSLREREFVMAARGLGASDLRIIVRHILPNALSPVLVSATLGVAGAILTESALSFLGIGVQPPTPSWGNILTSGKDYIEFAWWLSLFPGLAILVTVLSYNLIGEGIRDALDPRLNR; encoded by the coding sequence ATGACAGGGACCGGTTGGCTGTCCGGCATATTCTGGCAACGCCTGAAGCGGAACCGCTTCGCCATGACCGGCGGTGCCGTGGTGCTGCTGCTGTTTATCCTGTCGCTGCTTGCCCCGTGGCTGACCCCCTATCATCCGGATGCGATCGATGCCTACCGGGTGCTGATGCCACCGTCACTCGATCATTGGCTCGGCACCGATGAACTGGGGCGGGATGTTCTCACCCGGCTGCTGTTCGGGGCGCGTATCTCGCTCAAGGTGGGTTTCGTAGCTGTCGGCATCGCTGTGGCCGTCGGCACTGCTATCGGCCTGGTTGCCGGGTATTACGGTGGCTGGCTGGACAGCCTGCTGATGCGGCTGGTGGACATCATGCTCTGTTTTCCCACGTTTTTCCTGATCCTGGCAGTGATTGCCATGCTGGAGCCTTCCATCTGGTACATCATGATCGTCATCGGCCTGACCGGCTGGATGGGAGTGGCGCGCCTGGTTCGGGCCGAGGTGCTGTCGCTCCGGGAGCGGGAGTTTGTCATGGCTGCCAGGGGGCTCGGCGCATCAGACCTGCGGATCATCGTGCGCCATATCCTGCCCAATGCCCTGTCGCCGGTGCTGGTTTCGGCTACGCTCGGCGTGGCCGGCGCGATCCTCACCGAATCGGCGCTCTCTTTTCTCGGCATCGGCGTCCAGCCCCCCACACCGAGTTGGGGGAACATCTTGACGTCCGGCAAGGACTACATCGAGTTTGCCTGGTGGCTGTCGCTCTTTCCAGGCCTGGCGATCCTGGTGACGGTGCTTTCTTATAACCTGATTGGGGAGGGGATACGGGATGCCCTCGATCCCCGCCTCAATAGATGA
- a CDS encoding sigma-54-dependent transcriptional regulator, translating into MKDQIKILLVDDDEYSREPLSLLLKKSGFVVKGAGTGHEALQCLASEQFNIVITDLFLPDSNGIDILKEVKRISSTMEVILITGFASAETAVQAMKEGAFDYITKPVNFEELKIVLAKAIEKHHLVNENVYLKKQLRDKYEFSNIIGNSPAMQQVFNLLKRVVKTDSTVLIMGESGTGKEVVAKAIHFNSPRKTMPFVAVHCGAIPENLLESELFGYVRGAFTGANKDKVGKFEAANGGTIFLDEIGTMPLQLQTKLLRVLQEHEVERVGSHRTIKLDVRVISATNNQLEEEVRQGRFREDLYWRLNVIPIILPPLRERIQDILPLARHFLAKYCQEMNRPLMNLGRESLESLEGYHWPGNVRELENVIERVVALTELNHITMDDLPPNISGAFKEPDEYSIRVPISGIDLTKTVSRIEMKMIDEALTLSNGVKAQAAALLNLNRTTLVEKMRRLGMQR; encoded by the coding sequence GTGAAAGATCAGATCAAAATCCTGCTTGTCGATGATGACGAATACAGCCGCGAGCCACTGTCCCTGTTGCTCAAGAAGAGCGGTTTTGTAGTCAAGGGGGCCGGCACCGGCCATGAGGCGTTGCAATGCCTTGCTTCCGAGCAGTTCAACATCGTCATCACCGACCTGTTCCTCCCTGACTCCAACGGCATCGATATCCTCAAGGAGGTCAAGCGGATCTCCTCCACCATGGAAGTCATCCTGATTACCGGCTTTGCCTCTGCCGAAACAGCGGTGCAGGCGATGAAAGAAGGGGCTTTCGACTACATCACTAAGCCGGTGAATTTCGAGGAGTTGAAGATCGTCCTCGCCAAGGCGATTGAGAAACATCACCTGGTCAACGAAAACGTCTACCTGAAGAAACAGCTGCGGGACAAGTACGAGTTTTCCAACATCATCGGCAACTCCCCGGCGATGCAGCAGGTGTTCAACCTCCTGAAGCGGGTGGTCAAAACCGATTCCACCGTGCTGATCATGGGAGAGTCCGGCACCGGCAAGGAAGTGGTGGCCAAGGCGATCCACTTCAACAGCCCAAGAAAGACCATGCCGTTCGTTGCCGTCCATTGCGGCGCCATCCCGGAAAACCTGCTGGAAAGCGAGCTGTTCGGCTATGTCCGCGGGGCGTTTACCGGCGCCAACAAAGACAAGGTGGGGAAGTTCGAGGCAGCCAACGGCGGCACCATCTTCCTCGACGAAATCGGCACCATGCCGCTGCAACTGCAGACCAAGCTGCTCCGGGTGCTCCAGGAGCACGAGGTCGAGCGGGTCGGCTCTCACCGTACCATCAAGCTCGATGTCAGGGTCATATCCGCGACCAACAACCAGCTTGAGGAAGAGGTGCGGCAGGGAAGGTTCCGGGAAGATCTCTATTGGCGACTCAACGTAATTCCGATAATCCTGCCACCGCTCAGGGAGCGGATTCAGGACATCCTTCCCCTTGCCCGGCATTTTCTGGCAAAATACTGCCAGGAGATGAACCGCCCGCTGATGAACCTCGGCCGGGAATCGCTGGAATCGCTTGAAGGATACCACTGGCCGGGCAATGTCCGAGAGCTGGAAAACGTCATAGAGCGTGTCGTTGCGCTCACCGAGCTGAACCATATAACCATGGACGATCTCCCGCCCAACATCAGCGGCGCCTTCAAGGAACCGGACGAATACAGCATTCGCGTTCCGATTTCAGGCATCGACCTGACCAAGACCGTCAGCCGGATCGAGATGAAGATGATCGACGAGGCGCTGACCCTTTCCAATGGGGTCAAGGCCCAGGCTGCCGCCCTCCTCAACCTGAACCGCACCACCCTAGTGGAAAAAATGCGCCGTCTCGGCATGCAGCGCTAG